Below is a window of Gossypium hirsutum isolate 1008001.06 chromosome A12, Gossypium_hirsutum_v2.1, whole genome shotgun sequence DNA.
TTCGTCAATGATGCTGATCCTGTTAGGCAGTTGAAGAACTATCTATACATGAGGTCATCCAGGTCAACATTTTCAAATATCATCTTGTCTATATATTTACAATGTGTCTGCATTTTTTTTTCACTTGTGTTAGTATCGAATaagaaaagttgtaaaatttatttttcagacTAAAAGTAAAAAGGGTTTCTTCTATATGCTTCTCAAAGTTTATGAAAGTGAACTTTTCTGGGTGCAGATCCACAAGGGTATTGGCAAAGGTTGAGAGCTTGGAATCACTACAGAAATTGAAAGAGATTGTGGAGGCTTCCGATGGAATCATGGTGGCTCGTGGTGATCTTGGAGTTGAAATCCCTTATGAACAGATTCCGACAGTTCAAGAGGAAATAACTCGTGTTTGCCGAGAAATGAACAAGCCTGTTATTGTAGCTTCTCAACTTCTTGAATCGATGGTTGAATACCCTACTCCAACACGGGCCGAGGTAATATCATACTCCAGTTGATGTTACTGTTGGTATTTGCTTATAAAAGAAACATCATAGGTAACTGGTATTTTGGAGAAATTTCTTTGTAAATATATTCTTCTGCGGTGCCCATTTAGGTTGCAGATGTTTCTGAAGTAGTTAGGCAATATGCAGATGCCTTAATGTTATCTGGTGAGTCGGCTATCGGACCATATGGGCAGAAGGCACTTTCTATCTTGCAGATGGCTAGTAGTCGAATGGAACTATGGAGTCGGGAGGAAAACCGACAAAGTATTCTTCATCAGCGCCGGCTTGGTGTGTCATTGCCTGATCGCATTGCTGAGCAGATCTGCAATTGTGCTGTTGAAATGggtatttaattttatcttcatTAGCCTTACTCGAACCATTTTATGCTGTTATGAAGTTAGACTCGTTTGCATATATGGTTCTTCATTAGACTTGTTTGAATTTAGGAAAGCTCTGATTCTAATCGTGCACAATCATTTTGTGCAGCTAATAATCTTGGAGTCGATGCCATCTTTGTGTACACGAAGCATGGACAAATGGCATCACTCCTCTCTCGTAACCGTCCATACCCTCCCATATTTGCATTCACAAGCGACAACGGCACCCGTATGGCTCTGAATCTTCAATGGGGAGTAATTCCCCTCCTTGTTGAACTGTCAGATGACGACATGGAAGCGAACATTTCAGCGACCATTGAGCTTATAAGAAGAAAAGGTATGTTGAAACCTGGAGATGTGGTTATGGTGGTCTCAGATTTAACGCCAACCCATATAAATTCCACCGCATTTCAATCCATCCAAGTGAAGACGGTTGTTTGAGGAAACTACATTGCTACTGTAGCTACATGTTGATCCTTTTGGCTTATGTTCATAAGTTTGTTTGCTTTCACATACGTTTTCCAGTTGCTATTCATTGTTATGATTCAATTTAAAATGTTTGGACTTTGATTTAAATCTGTGGATTTTGGATGCCTTAACTGAAATTGAAAATTTCCTACTCTCTTCTACTCACAGAATTAAttgtgattttattaaaaaatcaatctTCAATCAAGATCCGTCTCAAATTTCGATATTGATTACTTTTTGTccttttcctttaaaaaaaaaggaattaaatttaatctgatattttatgtttttttgataGAATGGAGCAATGTGAAGGTGGgtgggtgtgtgtgtgtgtgtgtgtgtgtgtgtgggtGTGTGTGTGGGTCATAGCATAGGAGATAGGTGTTTACGATCATTTACAAACCACAATCCATAGCCACAAAGTCCAACTCTTTCTCCCGCGCATTTTAGTAACCCAAAGCCCTCCCGCTCTAATTTGCGCTCCATTGGTTTCGCTACCAAACAACCAGCTGCTTCTCCTTACTTCCTACGTACCTCCTTTCTCTCCACCGCCACACCTTAATTTCCATCAACCTCTTTGTAAAAAAGAAACTCCTTTCCCATTCTTTTGCTAGAAAAGCTGTTCAACttccttttatttctattttctttagtttaaaatttttaatatttccaatttttttacaaaaaaaaattatttaaaggtTTAATGCTGAGAAATAAAGGCAAATTGAAATGGTTTCTCTACAGATTCTGAACCCTGTCTTCTCTTCCATTTCGATTTCCCAATCAAGTTGTCCTGGAAAATCTGATTTCAGGAAGAAAATTCTCAACTTTAATAGCTGTAGAAGCTTCAGGTCCTTGCATAGGCAAAGATCTAGAATCTATTGTGCTACTCAAGAAGGTGACAACAAAAGCAATGGTATGTTCCTCAATTTCTAAACctttactctctctttttttttttatttagagaaAATTGAAACTAAGCCGAGTTAAGCCCTTCACAAAGAAATTGAAAGCTTTGAGGAAACTAACGAAGAATACATTCAAAAAAAGATGAACATAAATAATTCACGGGGGTTTGAAATTTGTTTGAAGTGGGTGCTTCAATATCTTTACGTGCTCATAAGTTGGGGTGTGGTGTTTTTGTAATAGGGGAAGAGCCTCCTGAGTCGCTGTTTATGAAGGAGTTGAAAAGGAGGGGGATGACGCCCACTTCACTGCTGGAGGATGCCAAAAGATCCAATTATGAATTGAACGAGGATATGAAAATAGGGAAAGAAATGGGGAGTTCCACTACAAGGAATGCTGTCTCAACTGAATACGAGAAAAGCTTATCTAATCAAAGGGAGCGATCCATGGAATTGAACAGTGAAGGCCTTGAGGTTCGCTgaatttttattaatgattttgcgTTGTCTGCACTGATAACCCTCTTGCATTTTCATTGCCTTACAGGATCTTCATGAGTATCTTTTTTAAAGATTTTCTTTCTTGCACACTAATATGGTTCATCTTGCTAATGTGATTTGACtacataaattgtaaatttaccaCAATTATATACATTCTGAATTGGAATGGTAGCTAGATTTTCAGAGTTTTGAGGAAAAACGAGAACCTGACTTCACTACATTTTCAGTGTTTTTATTTGGTCAAAAGAAGCCGTGGTCAAGGATAACAAAAGGGATTGTGGGTGCTGAGGGTTGAAGTTAGATATGCTAGATGCTAGCTTTTACGGGTGACTTCATGAACTAACTAACCTAAGCCTCGGGTTCTTCACAGTTCCGGTGTTGTAATTGcttattaaacatttagaaaaagTGACCAATTTTCTCTTATGTTCCTTTGGGGATTGTTGTAGAACCAAAAACAACTTTATTTACTCATGTGCTGTTTAGTTGAGCAATTTTGCTGTTGACccagttttattttaatttctttatataaACTGTCAAAACATGAACTTCTGTTTTCTTTGTTCAGGGGCTAGTTCCGCGGGCTAAACTGTTGCTAACACTTGGAGGAACTTTCTTCCTTGCCTTTTGGCCTTTGATCCTTTTA
It encodes the following:
- the LOC107947398 gene encoding pyruvate kinase isozyme A, chloroplastic isoform X2, with product MAVATSDSILARSLITDRRSTNFGLKNEVCRGKVVPCRAGGKVKGKGKGRVEVKAVVQIGGLEEVKKAKDEMGLDVVSEEELREKGFLGMRKTKLVCTIGPACCSLQDLEKLALGGMNVARFNMCHNTRDWHRDVIKKINQLNEEKGFCVSVMIDTEGSQIHVLDHGAPSSVKAEEGSTWLFTAQKLEGSPPFAIQANHEGFSEGIEVGDELVIDGGMASFQVIEKVGNDLRCKCTDSGLFLPRAKFSFWRNGKLVARNSELPTLSKKDWADIEFGVSEGVDFIALSFVNDADPVRQLKNYLYMRSTRVLAKVESLESLQKLKEIVEASDGIMVARGDLGVEIPYEQIPTVQEEITRVCREMNKPVIVASQLLESMVEYPTPTRAEVADVSEVVRQYADALMLSGESAIGPYGQKALSILQMASSRMELWSREENRQSILHQRRLGVSLPDRIAEQICNCAVEMANNLGVDAIFVYTKHGQMASLLSRNRPYPPIFAFTSDNGTRMALNLQWGVIPLLVELSDDDMEANISATIELIRRKGMLKPGDVVMVVSDLTPTHINSTAFQSIQVKTVV
- the LOC107947398 gene encoding pyruvate kinase isozyme A, chloroplastic isoform X1, encoding MAVATSDSILARSLITDRRSTNFGLKNEVCRGKVVPCRAGGKVKGKGKGRVEVKAVVQIGGLEEVKKAKDEMGLDVVSEEELREKGFLGMRKTKLVCTIGPACCSLQDLEKLALGGMNVARFNMCHNTRDWHRDVIKKINQLNEEKGFCVSVMIDTEGSQIHVLDHGAPSSVKAEEGSTWLFTAQKLEGSPPFAIQANHEGFSEGIEVGDELVIDGGMASFQVIEKVGNDLRCKCTDSGLFLPRAKFSFWRNGKLVARNSELPTLSKKDWADIEFGVSEGVDFIALSFVNDADPVRQLKNYLYMRSSRSTRVLAKVESLESLQKLKEIVEASDGIMVARGDLGVEIPYEQIPTVQEEITRVCREMNKPVIVASQLLESMVEYPTPTRAEVADVSEVVRQYADALMLSGESAIGPYGQKALSILQMASSRMELWSREENRQSILHQRRLGVSLPDRIAEQICNCAVEMANNLGVDAIFVYTKHGQMASLLSRNRPYPPIFAFTSDNGTRMALNLQWGVIPLLVELSDDDMEANISATIELIRRKGMLKPGDVVMVVSDLTPTHINSTAFQSIQVKTVV
- the LOC107947399 gene encoding uncharacterized protein, producing the protein MVSLQILNPVFSSISISQSSCPGKSDFRKKILNFNSCRSFRSLHRQRSRIYCATQEGDNKSNGEEPPESLFMKELKRRGMTPTSLLEDAKRSNYELNEDMKIGKEMGSSTTRNAVSTEYEKSLSNQRERSMELNSEGLEGLVPRAKLLLTLGGTFFLAFWPLILLTIAFFSALYLYFGPSFIHYGNKTSISLPQYIDPYELLEDERISETAPRLN